The Trypanosoma brucei gambiense DAL972 chromosome 10, complete sequence genome has a segment encoding these proteins:
- a CDS encoding pteridine transporter, putative, with amino-acid sequence MSFAPTRSLPNEVNEPLPTLQSEESGEATYVHPDARALFNKVPCLRRLPMFGTAAEGYGPKAVMSISLSYFLCKGLSDYLVRDSLLAMFTQRFGVDVSVYQRLSNVANMGWSVKPLTAVVSDIFPLFGYSKRWYMFISCLIGPLLSLGFGLLPGKESSAAIGAALVFLCCFTKANVDILAEGHYSRMMRRVPAPGPALVSWIWWFIIAGSFVSSSVVGPLGDAKIPQVASFIASVVQILVLPFFIFNWFGELPNREERYGDALLLYKKKREEREKKCDPFSDSLTQPDRAINSESNPLSTEGPDAAGLVPYEGGAPTGDGDLSSFHFQEPGSCCCGVFEYNKEVVERNGRATVYSILIGLFVLVVAVTSVLGSTTYLTVVAIVVSLLHCSFNFYAFPLIIAKANLFGYLQRATSVSFPGALSNFFIAEADCLADGPHFSFAFYQTVGGIISCAASIVGIMLFNYIFSKRTYRMTYLSTLSLGIFSSIFDLVLVMRWNRPHVSDHALYIMGDAIISPVISMLNWMPQIVLLSRLCPRGSESTVYSILAASSNLGASMGSVVGSVVMEYALPVSSKLPCNFENLKWLVVIAGFLAPLLQIPMVFTLLPRARMCDDLDVDNATTKKKSEIQKEVAEVQESGST; translated from the coding sequence ATGAGTTTCGCCCCTACGCGGTCACTACCCAACGAGGTAAACGAGCCTTTGCCAACGCTGCAATCCGAGGAATCGGGGGAGGCGACATATGTTCATCCTGATGCCCGTGCTCTTTTTAACAAGGTACCATGCCTTCGCCGTCTCCCAATGTTTGGTACAGCTGCAGAAGGTTATGGTCCTAAAGCTGTGATGTCCATCAGTTTGTCGTATTTCCTATGCAAAGGCTTGTCTGACTACTTGGTTCGAGACTCTCTTCTGGCCATGTTTACCCAGCGTTTTGGAGTGGATGTTTCCGTTTACCAACGTTTAAGCAACGTCGCGAACATGGGATGGTCCGTTAAGCCCTTGACCGCAGTGGTTAGTGATATCTTCCCCTTATTTGGTTACAGTAAGCGGTGGTATATGTTCATTTCATGCCTCATAGGCCCATTGCTATCCCTTGGCTTTGGCTTGTTACCAGGCAAAGAATCAAGTGCAGCCATAGGTGCTGCACTAGTTTTCCTTTGCTGTTTCACTAAAGCCAATGTGGACATCCTTGCTGAGGGTCATTACAGTCGCATGATGCGCCGGGTCCCAGCTCCAGGTCCAGCCCTTGTAAGTTGGATTTGGTGGTTCATCATCGCTGGGTCTTTCGTTTCATCTTCTGTCGTTGGTCCTTTGGGCGACGCAAAGATCCCTCAAGTGGCTTCGTTCATTGCGAGTGTTGTGCAGATATTGGTATtgcctttcttcattttcaacTGGTTTGGTGAACTTCCAAACCGCGAGGAGCGCTACGGTGACGCCCTACTTCtttacaaaaagaaacgtgaggagagggagaagaagTGCGACCCATTTTCTGATTCTCTAACACAGCCAGATAGGGCCATAAACAGCGAGTCTAACCCATTATCCACAGAGGGGCCTGATGCAGCGGGGCTCGTTCCGTATGAGGGTGGGGCACCCACGGGTGACGGAGACTTAAGCTCATTTCACTTTCAGGAGCCAGGTTCTTGCTGTTGTGGTGTGTTTGAGTACAACAAGGAAGTCGTCGAACGTAACGGTCGCGCCACAGTTTACAGCATTCTCATTGGTTTGTTTGTACTGGTTGTGGCTGTAACTTCCGTTTTAGGTTCAACGACCTACCTAACTGTGGTAGCTATTGTGGTTTCCTTGTTGCACTGCAGTTTCAATTTCTACGCTTTTCCGTTGATCATTGCGAAGGCTAACCTCTTCGGTTACTTGCAGAGGGCCACATCAGTAAGCTTCCCCGGTGCACTTTCAAACTTCTTTATCGCTGAAGCCGATTGTCTCGCAGATGGCCCGCACTTCAGCTTTGCCTTCTATCAGACTGTTGGAGGCATTATCAGCTGCGCCGCGTCGATAGTTGGCATCATGCTGTTCAACTACATTTTTTCGAAACGCACGTACCGAATGACCTATTTGTCGACACTTTCCCTCGGCATTTTTTCAAGTATCTTCGATCTTGTACTTGTTATGAGGTGGAACCGGCCGCACGTTAGTGATCACGCGCTGTACATCATGGGTGATGCCATTATATCTCCCGTGATTTCCATGTTGAATTGGATGCCTCAAATTGTCCTACTTTCGCGGTTGTGTCCTAGGGGAAGTGAAAGCACAGTATATTCCATTCTTGCCGCCTCCAGCAACTTGGGTGCTTCCATGGGAAGTGTCGTTGGGTCAGTTGTCATGGAGTATGCCTTGCCCGTGTCATCAAAATTGCCTTGCAACTTTGAAAATCTGAAGTGGCTCGTCGTGATTGCAGGTTTCTTGGCACCGCTGCTTCAGATACCAATGGTTTTCACTCTCCTTCCACGTGCGCGCATGTGCGACGATCTTGACGTAGACAATGCAACAACCAAGAAAAAGTCAGAGATTCAGAAAGAAGTTGCTGAAGTGCAGGAGAGCGGTAGTACTTAA